The proteins below are encoded in one region of Hordeum vulgare subsp. vulgare chromosome 3H, MorexV3_pseudomolecules_assembly, whole genome shotgun sequence:
- the LOC123443808 gene encoding 50S ribosomal protein L25 encodes MLLRRPLQALTLPLIRRHFSASAAAVSAPDHNIDELLSPPFDYLPGHPRPDAKHDEVIFAVPRDNSGRHFAAKERKAGRVPAIVFEQENGQEGGNKRLVSVSSKQIRKLVDHLGRSFFLSRLFRLQVWSEHAGQGDLIESVRVLPRKVHLHAGTDEPLNVTFMRAPSSALLKIDVPLMYIGEDASPGLRKGAYFNTIKRTVKFLCPADIVPPYIEVDLSELDVGQKLLMRDLIVHPALKLLQSPDQPICSIIGSRAPDQKKEKEKSK; translated from the exons ATGCTCCTCCGGCGACCACTTCAGGCGCTCACCCTTCCCCTCATTCGTCGGCACTTCTCTGCCTCCGCCGCAGCGGTTTCCGCTCCAGATCACAACATCGACGAACTCCTGTCACCGCCGTTCGACTACCTCCCTGGTCACCCGCGGCCGGACGCGAAGCACGACGAGGTGATCTTCGCCGTGCCGAGGGACAACTCTGGCCGGCACTTCGCGGCCAAGGAACGCAAGGCTGGGCGTGTGCCGGCCATCGTCTTCGAGCAGGAGAATGGCCAGGAGGGAGGCAACAAGCGCCTCGTCTCGGTGTCGTCCAAGCAGATCCGCAAGCTCGTCGACCACCTCGGGCGATCCTTCTTCCTCTCCCGCCTCTTCCGTCTCCAGGTTTGGTCCGAGCACGCTGGGCAGGGGGACCTCATCGAGAGCGTCCGCGTCCTGCCGCGCAAG GTGCACTTGCATGCAGGCACTGATGAACCTCTGAATGTGACATTCATGAGAGCACCTTCTTCGGCGCTGCTCAAAATAGATGTTCCTTTAATGTACATTGGAGAGGATGCCTCACCTGGCCTCAGGAAAG GAGCTTACTTCAACACCATAAAACGAACTGTCAAGTTTCTCTGCCCTGCTGACATAGTCCCGCCATACATTGAAGTGGACCTAAGCGAGTTGGACGTTGGGCAGAAACTGCTGATGCGTGATCTGATAGTCCACCCGGCGCTGAAACTGCTTCAGTCGCCAGATCAACCCATCTGTAGCATTATAGGGTCAAGGGCCCCCgaccagaagaaagagaaagagaaatcAAAATAA
- the LOC123443807 gene encoding FCS-Like Zinc finger 8-like, protein MAAESSVPQTSSESAAHKMGFFRVPDLLVKLSTKCLIELDAVRSPTSPLDLKLFTNLATKSPRSSFLDAGAASQNQKILLGDRVGLGLVDSLTDENNPTPLGSRKVLLGSEMRITDNLTPKNSSTAPNQAGLLEQKDEIMSDGLNGSIMSLDDIVNSEDYTCVVTRGPNPRTTHIFGDRVFEFQAEQLMPHVGGCEESLAPHLNGDTMSFCCFCTDKLKDGKDIYIYQGDKAFCSMECRENFMEDELEGEPSIDHSDPSGPSFDNCRIFQLIQ, encoded by the exons ATGGCAGCCGAGTCCTCTGTTCCACAAACTTCTTCTGAATCGGCTGCTCACAAGATGGGCTTCTTCAGAGTCCCTGATCTTCTTGTCAAACTGAGCACCAAATGTTTGATTGAGTTGGATGCCGTCCGCAGTCCAACATCTCCCTTAGACCTCAAATTGTTCACAAACCTTGCTACCAAATCACCCAGGTCGTCCTTCCTTGATGCCGGCGCAGCCAGCCAGAACCAAAAGATCTTGCTCGGGGACAGGGTTGGCCTTGGACTGGTGGATTCTCTCACTGATGAAAACAACCCCACACCCTTGGGCAGCAGGAAGGTTCTTCTTGGATCTGAGATGAGGATTACTGACAACTTAACTCCCAAGAACAGCTCCACTGCTCCTAATCAAGCTGGACTCCTTGAACAGAAAGATGAGATTATGAGTGATGGACTCAACGGTAGTATCATGTCCCTGGATGACATTGTCAATTCGGAGGATTACACCTGTGTTGTTACCCGTGGTCCTAACCCTAGAACCACCCACATTTTTGGAGACCGTGTTTTTGAGTTTCAAGCTGAGCAGCTGATGCCTCATGTGGGTGGGTGTGAGGAGAGTTTGGCCCCTCATCTGAATGGGGATACCATGAGCTTCTGTTGTTTTTGCACTGACAAGCTCAAAGATGGGAaagacatctatatctacca GGGTGACAAAGCTTTCTGCAGCATGGAATGCAGGGAAAACTTCATGGAAGATGAGTTGGAAGGTGAACCTTCCATAGATCACTCTGATCCCAGCGGCCCATCCTTTGACAATTGTCGCATTTTCCAACTGATCCAGTGA